One Planctomycetota bacterium genomic window carries:
- a CDS encoding thioredoxin fold domain-containing protein: MAGFPRSEASMRSSPLLLLIALYTLGFSVAIVRSAIADNDVSLPWLEQYDAAAAASKSTGKPILAFFTGSDWCEWCAKLDQQVFETETFKSWADEHVVLLKIDFPRTKKQSDDLKKQNMRLKDKYDVQGLPSVLFLDAEGKVLASTGYKPGGADKWIEHADHLLNKSKK, from the coding sequence ATGGCTGGATTCCCACGTTCGGAGGCATCCATGCGTTCGTCCCCCCTGCTCTTGCTCATCGCGCTTTACACGCTGGGCTTCTCCGTGGCGATCGTGCGCAGTGCCATTGCGGACAATGATGTGAGTCTGCCCTGGCTCGAACAGTACGACGCCGCCGCCGCCGCAAGCAAATCCACCGGCAAGCCCATCCTCGCGTTCTTCACCGGCTCCGACTGGTGCGAATGGTGCGCCAAACTCGATCAGCAAGTCTTCGAAACCGAAACCTTCAAGTCGTGGGCCGACGAGCATGTCGTCCTCCTGAAGATCGATTTCCCCCGCACGAAAAAACAGTCCGACGACCTCAAGAAGCAGAACATGCGCTTGAAGGACAAGTACGATGTGCAGGGCCTGCCCAGCGTCCTGTTCCTCGACGCCGAAGGCAAAGTCCTCGCCTCCACCGGCTACAAACCCGGCGGGGCCGACAAGTGGATCGAACACGCCGACCACCTCCTCAATAAATCCAAAAAGTAA
- the hslU gene encoding ATP-dependent protease ATPase subunit HslU, protein MENMTPQQIVAELDRFIIGQSAAKRAVAVAIRNRWRRQQLDPATAREVNPKNIIMVGPTGVGKTEIARRIAQMTSAPFIKVEASKFTEVGYHGRDVESMIRDLLEQGIQLVRVEFADKVREKAEAAVEERLLDLLLPKGSMMVHAGSGGGGTVDTDDSVERREQARARLLEQLRAGKLEDRPVTVTIHSKSVPVAMFSNMGLDQMDPQMSKMFENLIPDQTQSRRMPIAEARQVLLNQETESMIDREKLTEEAIARTEQQGIIFLDEIDKIATAEGSGKGGPDVSRQGVQRDLLPIVEGSAVTTRHGIVNTDHILFIAAGAFHSAAVSDLMPELQGRFPIRVELDALTKADFVRILREPHNALTRQQQALLNTEGLEVVFEDGAIEAMAELAAQANEQMENIGARRLMTIMERLFEDTNFDAPDMVARGVTKLTITPDHVRRSLASIIKDEDLSRFVL, encoded by the coding sequence ATGGAAAATATGACCCCGCAGCAGATTGTCGCTGAACTCGATCGGTTCATCATCGGGCAAAGCGCCGCGAAGCGCGCCGTCGCCGTGGCGATCCGCAATCGCTGGCGGCGACAGCAGCTTGACCCCGCGACGGCGCGCGAAGTCAATCCGAAAAACATCATCATGGTCGGCCCGACCGGCGTGGGCAAAACCGAAATCGCCCGACGCATCGCCCAGATGACCAGCGCCCCGTTCATCAAGGTCGAGGCCTCCAAATTCACCGAAGTCGGCTACCACGGGCGCGATGTCGAATCGATGATCCGCGATCTGCTCGAACAGGGCATCCAGCTTGTCCGCGTCGAATTCGCCGATAAAGTCCGCGAAAAAGCCGAGGCGGCCGTCGAAGAGCGGCTCCTCGATCTGCTCCTGCCCAAAGGGTCGATGATGGTGCATGCCGGCTCCGGCGGCGGCGGCACGGTCGATACCGACGACTCCGTCGAGCGGCGCGAGCAGGCGCGGGCGCGGCTCCTCGAACAGCTTCGCGCGGGCAAGCTCGAAGACCGCCCCGTCACCGTCACGATTCACAGCAAGTCCGTCCCCGTGGCGATGTTCTCGAACATGGGCCTCGATCAGATGGACCCGCAGATGAGCAAGATGTTCGAGAACCTCATCCCCGACCAGACCCAGTCGCGCCGCATGCCCATCGCCGAAGCCCGGCAGGTGCTGCTCAATCAGGAAACCGAGTCGATGATCGACCGCGAGAAGCTCACCGAGGAAGCGATCGCGCGCACGGAGCAGCAGGGCATCATTTTCCTCGATGAAATCGACAAGATCGCCACCGCCGAGGGCTCCGGCAAAGGCGGGCCCGACGTGTCGCGCCAGGGCGTGCAGCGCGATCTGTTGCCGATCGTCGAGGGCTCGGCCGTGACGACCCGGCACGGCATCGTCAACACCGATCACATTCTCTTCATCGCCGCCGGCGCTTTTCACTCCGCGGCCGTCAGCGACCTGATGCCCGAGCTTCAGGGGCGGTTCCCGATCCGCGTGGAGCTGGACGCGCTGACGAAGGCGGACTTCGTGCGCATCCTGCGCGAGCCGCACAATGCACTGACGCGCCAGCAGCAGGCGCTGCTCAACACTGAGGGCCTGGAAGTCGTCTTCGAAGACGGCGCGATCGAAGCGATGGCGGAGCTGGCGGCGCAGGCCAATGAGCAGATGGAGAACATCGGCGCCCGCCGGCTGATGACGATCATGGAACGCCTCTTTGAGGACACGAACTTCGACGCCCCCGACATGGTCGCCCGCGGCGTCACCAAGCTGACCATCACCCCCGACCACGTCCGCCGCTCCCTCGCCTCGATCATCAAGGACGAGGATCTCTCGCGCTTCGTGCTCTGA
- a CDS encoding STAS/SEC14 domain-containing protein: protein MTVQTEMATTSNVLHVHVSGKLTKEDYAQFVPRIEAIIRDHGAVRILFDMHDFHGWNMAAMWEDMKFGFRHFNDIERIAMVGEKAWEHGMAAFCKPFTKAKVRYFDRSEEQAAIAWVEAD from the coding sequence ATGACCGTTCAAACCGAAATGGCGACGACGAGCAATGTGCTGCACGTTCACGTCAGCGGCAAGCTTACGAAGGAGGATTACGCCCAGTTCGTTCCGCGCATCGAAGCGATCATCCGCGATCACGGAGCCGTGCGGATTCTGTTCGACATGCATGACTTTCACGGATGGAACATGGCGGCGATGTGGGAGGACATGAAGTTCGGGTTCCGGCACTTCAATGACATCGAGCGCATCGCGATGGTGGGCGAGAAGGCGTGGGAGCACGGCATGGCGGCGTTCTGCAAGCCGTTCACGAAGGCGAAGGTCCGCTACTTCGACCGTTCGGAGGAACAGGCGGCGATCGCGTGGGTCGAAGCGGATTAA
- a CDS encoding SpoIID/LytB domain-containing protein: MLRTRPNAPRMAGPRHNTPVPASGLPLHSLRPIVSAMRCAMGVALALCIVALHGCEKSSSSAPAPVITAERKLPGEPIIRVRILRDADSVTFTSPTKIQVYPLTDPTRKQLVSTPLTVKLSVGQWAGDTVSAFPRNSVLVIDPLGPSPLGVGKSRYPGALRLYPGAAGNTFDVINHVRLEAYLPGVLEHELYDHWAPATYLAQAIAARSYAISRMMDDGPGRYYDVESTQASQAYAGAATTAICTQAVADTMGLVLTYRGQVLTAYYSSTCGGTGQSEADAFGAATPLAPLAPRRVRSWCSASRYYEWGPITRDRIELSRRIGAWGQAYGLTIGQLGNILHINTTARNELGRPVQFEIVDDRGHAYKLRGESFRIACNYANADLKLPPTGSDRLLSSHVDVEVRGEKVVFANGHGFGHGVGLCQYGAEGMARAGFNPLQILDEYYPGAKVERAY; the protein is encoded by the coding sequence ATGCTTCGCACCCGCCCGAACGCGCCAAGGATGGCTGGGCCCCGGCACAACACGCCGGTGCCCGCATCGGGCCTCCCGCTTCATTCACTGCGTCCGATAGTTTCAGCGATGCGCTGCGCGATGGGCGTCGCGCTGGCGCTTTGCATCGTCGCATTGCACGGCTGCGAAAAATCCTCCTCCAGCGCCCCCGCCCCCGTCATCACCGCCGAGCGGAAACTGCCCGGCGAGCCGATCATTCGCGTCCGCATCTTGCGCGATGCCGACTCCGTCACCTTCACGAGTCCGACGAAGATTCAGGTCTATCCGCTCACCGACCCGACGCGCAAACAGCTTGTCTCCACGCCGCTGACCGTCAAGCTCAGCGTCGGGCAGTGGGCCGGGGACACGGTCAGCGCGTTCCCGCGCAACTCGGTGCTGGTGATCGATCCGTTGGGGCCTTCGCCTTTGGGCGTGGGCAAGTCGCGCTATCCGGGCGCGCTGCGGCTCTACCCCGGCGCGGCCGGCAATACCTTCGACGTCATCAACCACGTTCGCCTCGAAGCGTATCTGCCGGGCGTACTCGAGCATGAACTGTACGATCACTGGGCCCCCGCGACGTATCTGGCCCAGGCCATCGCCGCCCGCTCCTACGCCATCAGCCGCATGATGGACGACGGCCCCGGCCGATACTACGACGTCGAATCCACGCAGGCCTCCCAGGCCTACGCCGGCGCCGCCACGACCGCCATCTGCACCCAGGCCGTCGCCGACACCATGGGCCTCGTCCTCACCTACCGCGGACAAGTCCTCACCGCCTACTACTCCAGCACGTGCGGCGGCACCGGGCAGAGCGAAGCCGACGCCTTCGGCGCCGCCACGCCCCTCGCCCCCCTCGCCCCCAGGCGCGTCCGATCATGGTGCAGCGCCTCACGCTACTACGAATGGGGCCCGATCACGCGCGACCGCATCGAACTCTCCCGCCGCATCGGAGCATGGGGACAGGCCTACGGGCTCACCATCGGCCAGCTCGGCAACATCCTGCACATCAACACCACCGCGCGCAACGAACTGGGCCGCCCCGTGCAGTTCGAAATCGTCGATGACCGCGGTCACGCCTACAAGCTCCGCGGCGAAAGCTTCCGGATCGCCTGCAACTACGCCAACGCCGACCTGAAGCTCCCGCCCACCGGCTCCGACCGACTCCTCAGCTCGCACGTCGACGTCGAAGTCCGCGGCGAAAAAGTCGTCTTCGCCAACGGCCACGGATTCGGACACGGCGTGGGCCTCTGCCAGTACGGCGCCGAAGGCATGGCCCGCGCCGGCTTCAACCCGCTTCAAATCCTCGATGAGTATTACCCCGGCGCAAAAGTCGAACGCGCCTACTAG
- a CDS encoding tetratricopeptide repeat protein has product MSTASSDLSSMTSPASPSPAAAEHYKHARAAESQLDRWNTIVHLERAFEASPDDPHVCFRLAYHLDLVGEDGEALHLYEQACATGPAAINALVNLAVMYEDNGDYAKAERCLKMVLDTDPNHTRARLYMKDVQASRSMYYDEDMQRLRDKHGSLLETPVTDFELSVRARNCLKKMNIRTLGDLLRVSEAELMAYKNFGETTLSEIKTMLATKGLRLGAALEQQRHAVRQEVYEQLKDAGDEAMNVLDKSVDELELSVRARKALDLLNINTIGDLIARTEAELLGIKNFGATSLDEIKAKLASMGLGLRTLDAD; this is encoded by the coding sequence ATGTCCACCGCAAGCTCTGATCTGTCGTCGATGACCTCGCCCGCATCGCCGTCGCCCGCCGCCGCCGAACACTACAAGCACGCCCGCGCCGCCGAGTCGCAGCTCGATCGATGGAACACCATCGTGCATCTGGAGCGCGCTTTCGAAGCGTCGCCGGACGATCCGCATGTGTGCTTCCGTCTCGCATACCACCTCGACCTCGTCGGCGAGGACGGCGAAGCGCTGCATCTGTACGAGCAGGCCTGCGCGACCGGCCCCGCGGCGATCAACGCCCTCGTCAACCTCGCCGTCATGTACGAAGACAACGGCGACTACGCCAAGGCCGAACGCTGCCTCAAGATGGTCCTCGACACCGACCCCAACCACACGCGCGCCCGGCTCTACATGAAGGACGTGCAGGCCTCGCGCAGTATGTACTACGACGAAGACATGCAACGCCTCCGCGACAAGCACGGCTCGCTTCTGGAAACCCCCGTCACCGACTTCGAGCTTTCCGTCCGCGCCCGCAATTGCCTTAAGAAGATGAACATCCGCACGCTCGGCGACCTCCTCCGCGTCTCCGAAGCCGAGCTGATGGCCTACAAAAACTTCGGCGAAACCACGCTCTCGGAAATCAAGACCATGCTCGCCACCAAGGGCCTCCGCCTCGGCGCCGCCCTCGAACAGCAGCGCCACGCCGTCCGGCAGGAAGTTTACGAGCAGCTCAAGGACGCCGGCGACGAGGCGATGAACGTCCTGGACAAGTCCGTTGACGAACTGGAACTATCCGTCCGTGCCCGCAAGGCGCTGGACCTGCTGAACATCAACACGATCGGCGACCTGATCGCCCGCACCGAGGCCGAGCTTTTGGGCATCAAGAACTTCGGCGCGACGAGCTTGGACGAAATCAAGGCCAAGCTCGCGTCGATGGGCCTGGGCCTCCGTACGCTCGACGCCGACTGA
- a CDS encoding L-threonine 3-dehydrogenase: MKALVKAKREPGLWLEEVAIPEVGINDVLIQVLRTGICGTDVHIYNWDAWAQKTIPVPMVVGHEFVGRIVEIGSNVHDFEVGDIVSGEGHVVCGHCRNCMAGRRHLCAHTKGVGVNRPGAFAEFLSLPQTNVWYHDSGIDRDVQSIFDPFGNAVHTALSFDLLGEDVLVTGAGPIGIMAAAVAKHAGARYVVITDVNPYRLDLAKKMGVTLAVDVRSTTLAEVQKQLGMAEGFDVGLEMSGNPHAFRDMIANMAHGGKIAMLGIPEKEMPIDWNAVVFNMLTIKGIYGREMYETWYKMTVMLQSGLDISPVITHRYGFEDFQKGFDVMRSGMSGKVVLTWNEG, translated from the coding sequence ATGAAGGCACTGGTCAAGGCCAAGCGTGAGCCCGGGCTGTGGCTCGAAGAGGTGGCGATTCCCGAAGTGGGCATCAACGATGTGCTGATCCAGGTGCTGCGCACCGGCATCTGCGGCACGGATGTGCATATCTACAACTGGGACGCGTGGGCTCAGAAGACGATCCCCGTCCCGATGGTCGTCGGTCACGAATTCGTCGGACGCATCGTCGAGATCGGCTCCAACGTGCACGACTTTGAAGTCGGCGACATCGTCAGCGGCGAGGGCCACGTCGTCTGCGGTCATTGCCGCAACTGCATGGCCGGCCGGCGTCACCTCTGTGCCCACACCAAGGGCGTCGGCGTCAATCGCCCCGGCGCGTTCGCCGAGTTCCTTTCCCTGCCGCAGACGAACGTGTGGTATCACGACTCGGGCATCGATCGCGATGTGCAGTCGATCTTCGATCCGTTCGGCAATGCCGTGCACACCGCCCTGAGTTTCGATCTGCTCGGCGAAGACGTGCTCGTCACCGGCGCGGGACCGATCGGCATCATGGCCGCCGCCGTCGCCAAACATGCCGGCGCTCGCTACGTCGTCATCACCGATGTGAATCCGTATCGCCTCGACCTGGCGAAAAAGATGGGCGTGACGCTCGCCGTCGACGTGCGCTCGACGACGCTCGCCGAGGTGCAGAAGCAACTGGGCATGGCGGAGGGCTTTGACGTCGGACTCGAAATGAGCGGCAATCCGCATGCGTTCCGCGACATGATCGCCAACATGGCGCACGGCGGAAAGATCGCCATGCTCGGCATCCCCGAAAAGGAAATGCCCATCGACTGGAACGCCGTCGTCTTCAACATGCTCACCATCAAAGGCATCTACGGCCGCGAAATGTACGAGACGTGGTACAAAATGACCGTCATGCTTCAGAGCGGACTGGACATCAGCCCCGTCATCACCCACCGCTACGGCTTCGAAGATTTCCAGAAGGGCTTCGACGTCATGCGCTCGGGCATGAGCGGCAAAGTCGTGCTCACCTGGAACGAGGGATGA
- a CDS encoding glycine C-acetyltransferase: MYDNYKQHLAAQLADIRSAGLYKSERVITSHQKAHIATTQRPDVLNMCANNYLGLADHPAVAAAAQKSLDQWGYGLASVRFICGTQQLHKQLETKITDFLKTEDTILYTSCFDANGGLFETLLGPEDAIISDELNHASIIDGVRLCKAQRFRYRNNDMADLEAKLEEAASARFRMIATDGVFSMDGTIANLPAICDLADKYDALVMVDDSHAVGFMGRHGRGTHEHHDVMGRIDVITGTLGKALGGASGGYTSGRREIIDLLRQRSRPYLFSNTVAPMIAGASIAAIDLLTKSTDLRDKLESNTKLFRAGMTERGFDIVPGVHPITPIMLGEATVAAQFAERMLAKGVYVVGFFFPVVPKGKARIRVQVSAAHSEADLHFAMDAFSAVKAEMDL, encoded by the coding sequence ATGTACGACAACTACAAACAACACCTCGCCGCACAGCTCGCCGACATCCGATCCGCCGGTCTCTACAAGTCCGAGCGCGTCATCACGAGCCACCAGAAAGCGCACATCGCCACGACCCAGCGCCCCGATGTGCTCAACATGTGCGCCAACAATTACCTCGGCCTCGCCGATCACCCCGCTGTCGCCGCCGCCGCGCAAAAGTCCCTCGACCAATGGGGCTACGGCCTGGCCAGCGTCCGCTTCATCTGCGGTACGCAGCAGCTTCACAAACAACTCGAAACCAAAATCACCGACTTCCTCAAGACGGAAGACACGATTCTCTACACAAGCTGTTTCGACGCCAACGGCGGGCTCTTCGAAACCCTGCTCGGCCCGGAGGACGCCATCATCTCCGATGAACTCAACCACGCCTCCATCATCGACGGCGTCCGACTCTGCAAAGCCCAGCGCTTCCGCTATCGCAACAACGATATGGCGGACCTGGAAGCCAAACTCGAAGAAGCGGCGTCCGCGCGATTCCGCATGATCGCCACCGACGGCGTGTTCTCGATGGACGGCACCATCGCGAACCTGCCCGCCATCTGCGATCTCGCCGACAAGTACGATGCGCTGGTCATGGTCGATGACTCGCACGCCGTCGGGTTCATGGGCAGGCACGGGCGCGGCACGCATGAGCATCACGATGTCATGGGCCGCATCGACGTCATCACCGGCACCTTGGGCAAAGCCCTCGGCGGCGCCAGCGGCGGGTACACCAGCGGCCGGCGCGAAATCATCGACCTGCTCCGCCAGCGCTCCCGCCCGTACCTCTTCTCCAACACCGTCGCCCCGATGATCGCCGGCGCCTCCATCGCCGCGATCGACCTATTGACCAAGTCGACGGACCTGCGCGATAAGCTCGAGTCGAACACGAAACTCTTCCGTGCCGGCATGACCGAGCGCGGCTTTGATATCGTGCCGGGCGTGCATCCGATCACGCCGATCATGTTGGGCGAGGCCACTGTCGCCGCTCAGTTCGCCGAGCGGATGCTCGCCAAGGGCGTCTACGTCGTGGGCTTCTTCTTCCCCGTCGTCCCCAAGGGCAAAGCCCGCATCCGCGTCCAGGTCTCCGCCGCCCACAGCGAAGCCGACCTGCACTTCGCGATGGACGCCTTCAGCGCCGTCAAGGCGGAGATGGATCTTTGA
- a CDS encoding acyl-CoA desaturase: protein MSPEMAVPADGLARLPKPSAVELRTYLWVYAVSLIGMHVLASAAAIPWLFSWTGFVAFAVGIFFFGQGINFCYHRLLTHRSLIVPAWIEHFWVIIALCCMEDTPCKWVTAHRHHHKFSDEQEDPHSPLVNFFWSHFQWLTYHNFDTRTMTAYHRYAKDILADRFYMRLEKNLWLAPGIYMIHALLFFLAGGVIGYLADGTMLEALRMGLSLVVWGVLLRTVAVWHITWSVNSITHLWGKRLYDTSDNSRNNWLVGLLAAGEGWHNNHHHDQASASNQHRWWQIDPTYYHIVVLKWLGLAKKVIPPKHIRHAQAAQRRASR, encoded by the coding sequence ATGTCGCCGGAGATGGCTGTGCCCGCCGATGGATTGGCGCGTTTGCCCAAGCCCAGTGCCGTCGAGCTTCGCACGTATCTGTGGGTCTACGCCGTGAGTCTGATCGGGATGCACGTGCTGGCCAGCGCCGCGGCGATTCCGTGGCTTTTCAGTTGGACCGGCTTCGTCGCCTTCGCCGTGGGGATCTTCTTCTTCGGACAGGGCATCAACTTCTGCTATCACCGCCTGCTGACGCACCGCTCGCTCATCGTGCCGGCCTGGATCGAGCATTTCTGGGTGATCATCGCCCTGTGCTGCATGGAGGACACGCCCTGCAAATGGGTCACCGCCCATCGGCACCACCACAAGTTCTCCGACGAGCAGGAGGACCCGCACAGCCCGCTCGTCAATTTCTTCTGGAGCCATTTTCAATGGCTCACCTACCACAACTTCGACACGCGCACGATGACCGCCTATCACCGTTACGCCAAGGATATTCTCGCCGACCGGTTCTACATGCGGCTTGAGAAAAACCTCTGGCTCGCCCCCGGAATTTACATGATTCACGCCTTGTTGTTTTTTCTCGCCGGCGGCGTCATCGGGTACCTCGCGGATGGAACCATGCTCGAAGCGCTCCGCATGGGGTTGAGTCTCGTGGTGTGGGGCGTCCTGCTGCGGACGGTCGCGGTGTGGCACATCACCTGGTCCGTCAACTCGATCACCCATCTGTGGGGCAAGCGGCTTTACGACACTTCCGACAACAGCCGCAACAACTGGCTCGTCGGCCTCCTCGCCGCCGGCGAGGGCTGGCACAACAATCATCATCACGATCAGGCCAGCGCGTCCAATCAGCATCGCTGGTGGCAGATCGATCCGACGTACTACCACATCGTCGTCTTGAAGTGGCTCGGCCTGGCCAAGAAGGTCATCCCCCCCAAACACATCCGCCACGCCCAGGCCGCCCAGCGCCGCGCTTCCCGCTGA
- a CDS encoding glycosyltransferase has protein sequence MARQPRISVIMPSFNHAPFIERAICSVLDQGYDNLELVIADGGSADGSLALIDRYADELEWWTSVPDESPAAAVNRALRNITGELVTIVHANDVLLPFALHRVADFCRSMRMPTWIAGGATLIDASDRVIERIEAQEPVSLANYVMGGDYLIPATASFYRADAFEQYGVFDASLLHAYRYDFHCRLLSGGAEPMILSAALAGQRRHSGSLSSLDGVGCGRERQRVTMQYAASTVMAASGRERRAA, from the coding sequence ATGGCGCGTCAGCCCCGCATCAGTGTGATCATGCCGAGTTTCAATCATGCGCCGTTCATCGAGCGGGCGATCTGCAGCGTGCTGGATCAGGGGTATGACAACCTCGAGCTGGTCATCGCGGACGGCGGGTCGGCGGACGGGTCGCTGGCGCTGATCGATCGGTATGCGGACGAGTTGGAATGGTGGACGAGCGTGCCGGACGAGAGCCCGGCGGCGGCGGTGAACCGGGCGCTAAGGAACATCACGGGCGAGCTGGTCACGATCGTACACGCCAATGATGTGCTGTTGCCGTTCGCGCTGCATCGGGTGGCGGACTTCTGCCGGTCGATGCGGATGCCGACGTGGATCGCCGGGGGCGCGACGCTGATCGATGCGTCGGACCGGGTGATCGAGCGCATCGAGGCGCAGGAGCCGGTGTCGCTGGCCAATTATGTCATGGGCGGCGACTACCTGATTCCGGCGACGGCGAGCTTCTACCGGGCGGACGCGTTCGAGCAGTACGGTGTGTTCGACGCATCGCTGCTGCATGCGTATCGCTATGACTTTCACTGCCGCCTGTTGAGCGGCGGGGCGGAGCCGATGATTCTCAGCGCGGCCCTGGCGGGCCAGCGCCGCCACAGCGGTTCGCTCTCATCGCTCGACGGTGTCGGCTGCGGCCGCGAACGGCAGCGCGTGACGATGCAGTACGCCGCGTCGACGGTCATGGCGGCCAGCGGACGCGAGCGCCGCGCGGCGTGA
- a CDS encoding GNAT family N-acetyltransferase: protein MSAKAAPVIVRNTRHADFDGIIALSRRVYPEILPWGKDQLSSHLRMFPDGQFVAIDIASGRVVGVSGSLIVLWDDYHMHTNWVDLTDHGMFTNHDPEHGHTLYAAEVMVDPDMQGRGIGKKLYKARREVCRRLGLLRIRAGARLRHYHKYADKLTPEEYVLQVVRGDIGDPTLSFQLKQGFRVIGVANQYLRHDPESLGHAAVIEWVNHKVANRPDFAGRDPKYGKPRKKPSSF, encoded by the coding sequence ATGAGTGCCAAGGCCGCCCCGGTCATTGTGCGCAACACACGTCACGCCGACTTCGACGGCATCATCGCGCTGAGCCGGCGGGTTTACCCTGAAATTCTGCCGTGGGGCAAGGACCAGCTCAGCTCGCATTTGCGCATGTTCCCCGATGGGCAGTTCGTGGCGATCGACATCGCAAGCGGGCGCGTCGTCGGCGTGTCGGGGAGTCTGATCGTGCTCTGGGATGACTATCACATGCACACGAACTGGGTCGATCTGACTGATCACGGGATGTTCACCAATCACGATCCGGAGCATGGGCATACGCTCTATGCCGCGGAAGTCATGGTCGATCCCGACATGCAGGGGCGCGGCATCGGTAAGAAGCTCTACAAGGCCCGGCGCGAAGTGTGCCGGCGGCTCGGATTGCTGCGCATCCGGGCCGGGGCGCGACTCCGTCACTATCACAAGTACGCCGACAAACTCACGCCGGAGGAATATGTGCTCCAGGTCGTGCGCGGCGACATCGGCGACCCGACGCTCAGCTTCCAACTCAAACAGGGCTTCCGTGTCATCGGCGTGGCGAACCAGTACCTCCGCCACGACCCCGAAAGTCTCGGCCACGCCGCGGTCATCGAATGGGTGAATCACAAAGTCGCCAACCGCCCCGACTTCGCCGGGCGCGATCCGAAGTATGGAAAACCACGTAAAAAGCCGTCGTCGTTCTGA